Proteins from one Sabethes cyaneus chromosome 2, idSabCyanKW18_F2, whole genome shotgun sequence genomic window:
- the LOC128737966 gene encoding uncharacterized protein LOC128737966, producing MSSSETDTETKQRIAEAVLYENAFISNDRSKSGIDTSSGPEKLELLKSNRYLLAQDDSPFQSSLVINESMKTFFCKKMSLVVEQQICFADLKRREISSPYSAKSRGVKLLKNSETFLNISNSNTLENKGENRRRVRITNDIDHSAKGDTVAVDASYLLNTKTDFTTNRRSSVVFEYKKEQSNFVLQYPQNEFTVNRRKNQWDESKICHFRRKRPHC from the exons ATGTCAAGTTCAGAAACTGATACAGAAACCAAGCAAAGAATTGCAGAAGCAGTGCTATACGAAAACGCTTTTATTTCCAATGATAGAAGCAAATCTGGGATAGACACATCTTCCG GTCCTGAAAAGTTGGAGCTTCTGAAGTCAAATCGATATTTATTAGCTCAGGACGACTCTCCATTCCAAAGTAGCTTGGTTATCAACGAGTCAATGAAAACATTTTTCTGCAAGAAGATGTCTCTGGTTGTCGAGCAACAAATTTGTTTCGCTGACTTAAAAAGACGTGAGATATCAAGCCCATACTCTGCAAAATCAAGAGGTGTTAAATTACTGAAGAATAGCGAGACTTTTTTGAACATTTCAAACAGTAATACTCTCGAAAACAAAGGTGAAAATAGAAGGCGCGTAAGAATTACAAATGATATCGACCACAGCGCAAAAGGAGACACGGTAGCTGTTGATGCCAGTTACTTACTGAATACTAAGACTGATTTTACGACGAACCGCCGTAGTTCAGTTGTATTTGAATATAAGAAGGAGCAGTCGAACTTTGTTCTGCAATACCCTCAGAATGAGTTTACTGTAAATAGACGGAAAAATCAATGGGATGAGTCAAAAATATGCCATTTTCGACGGAAAAGACCTCACTGTTAA